The following coding sequences lie in one Spinacia oleracea cultivar Varoflay chromosome 1, BTI_SOV_V1, whole genome shotgun sequence genomic window:
- the LOC110792198 gene encoding peptidyl-prolyl cis-trans isomerase FKBP65 isoform X3 produces MKKGERAIFKIPPQLAYGEVGFPPVILPHSTVIFDVEMISWSTIRDITGDGGVLKKIIVEGEGWATPKDIDEVSVKYEAKLENGTIVSESEGLEFHVGNGKLCPAIHKAVKTMRRNEKVELSVRFSYGFEVELEHEEAITSSRNPNNMTIILELLSWKSVVDVVGDKKILKKVISAGEGFAFPNEGSLAKVIVLGKRKDGAIIEQKGSNEEPFEYMCLEGQVNESLDKAIMTMKKGEKSQVFVFSDHMQGSHEASESVFANPTLIYDVELLDFTKEIPVWKMDTQEKIQACDKKKQEGNALFKEGKFWLASKKYDKAAKCIEFNHSFSDEEKRITKALLLSCNLNNAACKLKLEDYVEAAGLCTKVIELDPHNIKALFRRAQAYLHTSDLDKAEADCRRALTIDPNNRDIKLLHQVIKTKQKEHTLYQAQLFGTMISKMV; encoded by the exons ATGAAGAAAGGTGAGAGGGCAATTTTCAAGATACCGCCACAATTAGCCTATGGAGAGGTCGGTTTTCCACCCGTCATTCTGCCTCATTCAACCGTCATCTTTGATGTTGAGATGATATCTTGGAGCACCATAAGGGATATAACAGGAGATGGAGGAGTACTAAAGAAGATCATTGTCGAAGGTGAAGGATGGGCCACTCCTAAAGATATTGACGAGGTTTCAG TCAAGTATGAAGCAAAGCTTGAAAATGGCACGATAGTTTCTGAATCCGAGGGTTTGGAGTTCCATGTAGGCAATG GGAAGTTGTGTCCTGCCATCCATAAAGCAGTGAAGACGATGAGAAGGAACGAGAAAGTAGAGCTCTCTGTTAGGTTCTCTT ATGGGTTTGAAGTAGAACTTGAACACGAAGAAGCCATAACAAGCAGTCGCAATCCCAACAACATGACCATCATTCTTGAGCTGTTATCTTGGAAAAGTGTTGTGGATGTTGTTGGGGATAAGAAGATACTTAAGAAGGTTATTTCTGCTGGGGAAGGCTTTGCTTTTCCAAATGAAGGTTCTTTGGCAAAAG TGATAGTCTTAGGCAAACGAAAAGATGGAGCAATAATCGAGCAAAAGGGATCAAACGAAGAGCCGTTTGAGTATATGTGTCTCGAAG GTCAAGTTAATGAGAGCTTAGACAAAGCGATAATGACTATGAAAAAGGGAGAAAAGTCGCAAGTGTTTGTATTTTCTGATCATATGCAAGGAAGTCATGAAGCATCAGAATCTGTTTTTGCTAATCCAACACTTATCTATGATGTTGAGCTGCTTGATTTCACAAAG GAAATACCTGTCTGGAAGATGGACACACAGGAGAAAATCCAAGCGTGTGACAAGAAGAAGCAAGAGGGAAATGCATTGTTCAAGGAAGGAAAGTTCTGGCTCGCTTCCAAGAAATATGACAAG GCTGCAAAATGCATTGAATTCAACCACAGTTTTTCTGATGAGGAAAAACGTATAACAAAGGCGCTGTTATTGTCTTGTAATCTGAATAATGCAGCATGTAAGCTTAAATTGGAGGACTACGTTGAAGCTGCAGGACTATGCACTAAG GTTATCGAACTTGATCCACACAACATAAAAGCTCTATTCAGAAGAGCTCAAGCTTATTTGCATACTTCAGATTTAGACAAAGCTGAAGCTGATTGCAGAAGAGCTCTGACAATTGATCCAAATAACAGGGACATTAAGCTTCTGCATCAGGTGATTAAGACTAAACAAAAGGAGCATACCTTGTACCAAGCTCAGTTGTTCGGTACAATGATATCAAAAATGGTATAA
- the LOC110792198 gene encoding peptidyl-prolyl cis-trans isomerase FKBP65 isoform X1: MEDSLSAIPNPKTHEHPQMPSLPEKEIGNHGLTKSILRLGNTWPTPFPGDEVEIHYSGHVENGSSLGSSHDKGAPFKFKLGQGEVIKGLDEGVVTMKKGERAIFKIPPQLAYGEVGFPPVILPHSTVIFDVEMISWSTIRDITGDGGVLKKIIVEGEGWATPKDIDEVSVKYEAKLENGTIVSESEGLEFHVGNGKLCPAIHKAVKTMRRNEKVELSVRFSYGFEVELEHEEAITSSRNPNNMTIILELLSWKSVVDVVGDKKILKKVISAGEGFAFPNEGSLAKVIVLGKRKDGAIIEQKGSNEEPFEYMCLEGQVNESLDKAIMTMKKGEKSQVFVFSDHMQGSHEASESVFANPTLIYDVELLDFTKEIPVWKMDTQEKIQACDKKKQEGNALFKEGKFWLASKKYDKAAKCIEFNHSFSDEEKRITKALLLSCNLNNAACKLKLEDYVEAAGLCTKVIELDPHNIKALFRRAQAYLHTSDLDKAEADCRRALTIDPNNRDIKLLHQVIKTKQKEHTLYQAQLFGTMISKMV; the protein is encoded by the exons ATGGAGGACTCCCTCTCTGCCATTCCCAATCCAAAAACTCATGAACATCCTCAAATGCCGTCGTTACCGGAGAAAGAAATCGGAAATCATGGACTTACGAAGAGTATTTTACGTCTTGGAAACACTTGGCCAACCCCATTTCCCGGTGATGAAGTTGAAA TTCATTATAGTGGACACGTCGAGAATGGTTCATCTTTGGGATCAAGTCATGATAAAGGAGCtcctttcaaattcaaattaggACAAG GTGAAGTAATAAAAGGCTTGGATGAAGGCGTGGTCACTATGAAGAAAGGTGAGAGGGCAATTTTCAAGATACCGCCACAATTAGCCTATGGAGAGGTCGGTTTTCCACCCGTCATTCTGCCTCATTCAACCGTCATCTTTGATGTTGAGATGATATCTTGGAGCACCATAAGGGATATAACAGGAGATGGAGGAGTACTAAAGAAGATCATTGTCGAAGGTGAAGGATGGGCCACTCCTAAAGATATTGACGAGGTTTCAG TCAAGTATGAAGCAAAGCTTGAAAATGGCACGATAGTTTCTGAATCCGAGGGTTTGGAGTTCCATGTAGGCAATG GGAAGTTGTGTCCTGCCATCCATAAAGCAGTGAAGACGATGAGAAGGAACGAGAAAGTAGAGCTCTCTGTTAGGTTCTCTT ATGGGTTTGAAGTAGAACTTGAACACGAAGAAGCCATAACAAGCAGTCGCAATCCCAACAACATGACCATCATTCTTGAGCTGTTATCTTGGAAAAGTGTTGTGGATGTTGTTGGGGATAAGAAGATACTTAAGAAGGTTATTTCTGCTGGGGAAGGCTTTGCTTTTCCAAATGAAGGTTCTTTGGCAAAAG TGATAGTCTTAGGCAAACGAAAAGATGGAGCAATAATCGAGCAAAAGGGATCAAACGAAGAGCCGTTTGAGTATATGTGTCTCGAAG GTCAAGTTAATGAGAGCTTAGACAAAGCGATAATGACTATGAAAAAGGGAGAAAAGTCGCAAGTGTTTGTATTTTCTGATCATATGCAAGGAAGTCATGAAGCATCAGAATCTGTTTTTGCTAATCCAACACTTATCTATGATGTTGAGCTGCTTGATTTCACAAAG GAAATACCTGTCTGGAAGATGGACACACAGGAGAAAATCCAAGCGTGTGACAAGAAGAAGCAAGAGGGAAATGCATTGTTCAAGGAAGGAAAGTTCTGGCTCGCTTCCAAGAAATATGACAAG GCTGCAAAATGCATTGAATTCAACCACAGTTTTTCTGATGAGGAAAAACGTATAACAAAGGCGCTGTTATTGTCTTGTAATCTGAATAATGCAGCATGTAAGCTTAAATTGGAGGACTACGTTGAAGCTGCAGGACTATGCACTAAG GTTATCGAACTTGATCCACACAACATAAAAGCTCTATTCAGAAGAGCTCAAGCTTATTTGCATACTTCAGATTTAGACAAAGCTGAAGCTGATTGCAGAAGAGCTCTGACAATTGATCCAAATAACAGGGACATTAAGCTTCTGCATCAGGTGATTAAGACTAAACAAAAGGAGCATACCTTGTACCAAGCTCAGTTGTTCGGTACAATGATATCAAAAATGGTATAA
- the LOC110792198 gene encoding peptidyl-prolyl cis-trans isomerase FKBP65 isoform X2: MEDSLSAIPNPKTHEHPQMPSLPEKEIGNHGLTKSILRLGNTWPTPFPGDEVEIHYSGHVENGSSLGSSHDKGAPFKFKLGQGEVIKGLDEGVVTMKKGERAIFKIPPQLAYGEVGFPPVILPHSTVIFDVEMISWSTIRDITGDGGVLKKIIVEGEGWATPKDIDEVSVKYEAKLENGTIVSESEGLEFHVGNGKLCPAIHKAVKTMRRNEKVELSVRFSYGFEVELEHEEAITSSRNPNNMTIILELLSWKSVVDVVGDKKILKKVISAGEGFAFPNEGSLAKVIVLGKRKDGAIIEQKGSNEEPFEYMCLEGQVNESLDKAIMTMKKGEKSQVFVFSDHMQGSHEASESVFANPTLIYDVELLDFTKEIPVWKMDTQEKIQACDKKKQEGNALFKEGKFWLASKKYDKAAKCIEFNHSFSDEEKRITKALLLSCNLNNAACKLKLEDYVEAAGLCTKGH; this comes from the exons ATGGAGGACTCCCTCTCTGCCATTCCCAATCCAAAAACTCATGAACATCCTCAAATGCCGTCGTTACCGGAGAAAGAAATCGGAAATCATGGACTTACGAAGAGTATTTTACGTCTTGGAAACACTTGGCCAACCCCATTTCCCGGTGATGAAGTTGAAA TTCATTATAGTGGACACGTCGAGAATGGTTCATCTTTGGGATCAAGTCATGATAAAGGAGCtcctttcaaattcaaattaggACAAG GTGAAGTAATAAAAGGCTTGGATGAAGGCGTGGTCACTATGAAGAAAGGTGAGAGGGCAATTTTCAAGATACCGCCACAATTAGCCTATGGAGAGGTCGGTTTTCCACCCGTCATTCTGCCTCATTCAACCGTCATCTTTGATGTTGAGATGATATCTTGGAGCACCATAAGGGATATAACAGGAGATGGAGGAGTACTAAAGAAGATCATTGTCGAAGGTGAAGGATGGGCCACTCCTAAAGATATTGACGAGGTTTCAG TCAAGTATGAAGCAAAGCTTGAAAATGGCACGATAGTTTCTGAATCCGAGGGTTTGGAGTTCCATGTAGGCAATG GGAAGTTGTGTCCTGCCATCCATAAAGCAGTGAAGACGATGAGAAGGAACGAGAAAGTAGAGCTCTCTGTTAGGTTCTCTT ATGGGTTTGAAGTAGAACTTGAACACGAAGAAGCCATAACAAGCAGTCGCAATCCCAACAACATGACCATCATTCTTGAGCTGTTATCTTGGAAAAGTGTTGTGGATGTTGTTGGGGATAAGAAGATACTTAAGAAGGTTATTTCTGCTGGGGAAGGCTTTGCTTTTCCAAATGAAGGTTCTTTGGCAAAAG TGATAGTCTTAGGCAAACGAAAAGATGGAGCAATAATCGAGCAAAAGGGATCAAACGAAGAGCCGTTTGAGTATATGTGTCTCGAAG GTCAAGTTAATGAGAGCTTAGACAAAGCGATAATGACTATGAAAAAGGGAGAAAAGTCGCAAGTGTTTGTATTTTCTGATCATATGCAAGGAAGTCATGAAGCATCAGAATCTGTTTTTGCTAATCCAACACTTATCTATGATGTTGAGCTGCTTGATTTCACAAAG GAAATACCTGTCTGGAAGATGGACACACAGGAGAAAATCCAAGCGTGTGACAAGAAGAAGCAAGAGGGAAATGCATTGTTCAAGGAAGGAAAGTTCTGGCTCGCTTCCAAGAAATATGACAAG GCTGCAAAATGCATTGAATTCAACCACAGTTTTTCTGATGAGGAAAAACGTATAACAAAGGCGCTGTTATTGTCTTGTAATCTGAATAATGCAGCATGTAAGCTTAAATTGGAGGACTACGTTGAAGCTGCAGGACTATGCACTAAG GGACATTAA